From Fulvivirga lutea:
CAGAATACTTCATAGGTAATATCAATATTGATTTTAATATGAACAATAGAAGCTCCTCAGCTGATCAGGATATTACTTTTACCGGTTTAAACGGTAAGGCTGATCTAGTTTATATGTCCGATAAACACGCCTATATATTGATTAACAATATCAACTATTTTAAATCTACAGGTGGCCCACTTATAAGTACAGGTTACGCGCACTTTCGTGTGAATTGGCTAAGAAAGAAAACATTCAGTTATGAATCGTTTTCACAAATTCAATACGATGATGGTAGAAAAATGCCGATGCGAAGATTGCTAGGTTCAGGAGTTCGCTGGCAAGTGATGAATACAGATAATTCGCAAATTCATTTAGGGACAGGTGTAATGTTTGAGTACGAAGAGTGGATAAGCTCTGAATTA
This genomic window contains:
- a CDS encoding DUF481 domain-containing protein, with amino-acid sequence MKILLTAALLFFTLTTYSQILKVDKGELDADSAEYFIGNINIDFNMNNRSSSADQDITFTGLNGKADLVYMSDKHAYILINNINYFKSTGGPLISTGYAHFRVNWLRKKTFSYESFSQIQYDDGRKMPMRRLLGSGVRWQVMNTDNSQIHLGTGVMFEYEEWISSELERTLVREIWKNSSYIGFDANINETVTFNGIAYFQGGMDTKSNIFRSRFSGDFSLSFTLTNNLSFSTSFSAQYEDRPIIKINNWVYSLTNGIKWEF